The following are encoded in a window of Streptomyces griseiscabiei genomic DNA:
- a CDS encoding helix-turn-helix transcriptional regulator: MRREFKEPGRPRPDLVIGREELFAGAREQLARGGSVLVHGSAGIGKSTVLRALAADHDESARTVLRCSATESESHLPFLALTDLLGLVMDEVSDQLPAPQRTALESALTGRGESTLQRDGLALRLAVLSTLRALAAKGPVLIVADDLQWLDPASVELLGFAARRLGEMPVRMLCAVRTSTDPHGHEQDRYLRASPPDTLALRVAPLSRTHVAELLENRGYTGLPRSTVRDIHRTSGGNPLFALELGRALADSPTPPRPGEPLPVPTSLRTLVLNRLDMLPAEARRTLLVASAGARPTVALLRAAGRENAEAETARAAELGLLAPEREGPGVRFAHPLVSAALYAEATAQERRAAHAALSTAAVDPIERARHLALATHGTDPQVAGQLGEAAAVARDRGAPSVAAELGLLSARHTPADAVPGPDERRLQAAEDAITAGENDLGRDIARDVLSRATEPTDRVRAWMVVIDSAGQSLAEVDAVYPQVLADAGDDPRLLGLVRYQLAWRALVLEGDFAQSRDEAARAAELAGRAEDRRTELLALAFQAQTEMLMGHPDAPMTIKRALKEPQDPQLACHHNGAGATRFRWLLMSDQLGEARATITSLLREVRRRGMVESEVHYVRFLAETELRSGHCGRALDLAREGYVLARDSGIGEGASAMLTSLAEAAGGDVERAQALAREAAERAEQDGDLMYLSRALGALGHARLVAGDAPGTVQSLRRVRELEDGLGVNDPARGRWHGDLAEALVRVGELAEAQDVIDVTRQQALRLGRESVLAVLDRAEALVRAARGEQDAAVRQLTSAQDRLAKLGYGLEEARAAYVLAGLRTLPQPPGLARPAGTPMSGPGSYDEASRLFRRCRALPWLRQVEEASVAPAPPQPPVIAPSALDALAALAATERQVAELVMEGATNREIAGRLYISVKTVEATLTRVYRKLGIRSRVDIVRLAAGHRTN; this comes from the coding sequence GTGCGACGGGAGTTCAAGGAGCCTGGGAGACCCCGCCCCGACCTGGTCATTGGCCGGGAGGAGCTGTTCGCGGGGGCCCGTGAGCAGTTGGCGCGGGGCGGCAGCGTGCTGGTGCACGGTTCCGCGGGTATCGGGAAATCGACCGTGCTGCGCGCCCTGGCCGCCGACCACGACGAATCGGCACGGACCGTGCTGCGCTGCTCGGCCACCGAGTCCGAGTCGCATCTGCCGTTCCTCGCGCTGACCGATCTGCTGGGCCTGGTCATGGACGAGGTCTCCGACCAGTTGCCCGCGCCGCAGCGCACCGCGCTGGAGTCGGCGCTCACCGGCCGTGGCGAGTCGACGCTCCAGCGCGACGGGCTGGCGCTGCGGCTGGCCGTGCTGTCGACCCTGCGCGCGCTGGCCGCCAAGGGCCCGGTGCTGATCGTCGCGGACGACCTCCAGTGGCTGGATCCGGCCAGTGTCGAGCTGCTCGGGTTCGCCGCGCGGCGGCTCGGCGAGATGCCGGTGCGCATGCTGTGCGCCGTACGCACGTCCACGGACCCCCACGGTCACGAGCAGGACAGGTATCTACGCGCGTCCCCGCCGGACACCCTCGCCCTGCGGGTCGCCCCGCTGTCCCGGACGCATGTCGCGGAGCTGCTGGAGAACCGCGGCTACACGGGTCTGCCGCGCTCGACCGTGCGGGACATCCACCGCACCAGCGGCGGCAACCCGCTGTTCGCGCTGGAGCTGGGCCGGGCCCTCGCCGACAGCCCGACGCCGCCGCGCCCGGGCGAGCCGCTGCCCGTGCCGACCTCACTGCGGACCCTGGTTCTGAACCGGCTGGACATGCTCCCGGCCGAGGCCCGCCGCACCCTGCTGGTGGCGAGCGCCGGAGCCCGGCCCACGGTGGCGCTGCTGCGCGCGGCCGGGCGGGAGAACGCCGAGGCGGAGACCGCGCGGGCCGCGGAGCTGGGGCTGCTCGCACCGGAGCGGGAGGGGCCCGGCGTGCGGTTCGCGCACCCGTTGGTGTCGGCCGCGCTGTACGCCGAGGCGACGGCCCAGGAGCGGCGGGCCGCCCACGCGGCGCTGTCCACGGCCGCCGTCGACCCCATCGAGCGGGCCCGGCATCTGGCGCTGGCCACCCACGGCACCGATCCGCAGGTCGCCGGTCAGCTGGGCGAGGCCGCCGCCGTGGCCCGGGACCGGGGCGCGCCCTCGGTCGCCGCCGAGCTGGGGCTGCTGTCGGCCCGGCACACCCCGGCCGACGCGGTGCCGGGCCCGGACGAGCGGCGGCTGCAGGCGGCCGAGGACGCGATCACGGCAGGGGAGAACGACCTCGGCCGGGACATCGCCCGCGACGTGCTCAGCCGGGCGACCGAGCCCACCGACCGGGTCCGTGCCTGGATGGTGGTGATCGACTCGGCCGGGCAGTCGCTCGCGGAGGTCGACGCCGTCTATCCGCAGGTCCTCGCCGACGCCGGCGACGATCCGCGGCTGCTCGGCCTGGTCCGCTACCAGCTGGCCTGGCGGGCGCTGGTCCTGGAGGGCGACTTCGCGCAGAGCCGGGACGAGGCCGCGCGCGCGGCGGAGCTGGCGGGACGCGCCGAGGACCGGCGCACCGAGCTGCTCGCGCTCGCCTTCCAGGCGCAGACCGAGATGCTGATGGGCCACCCGGACGCGCCCATGACGATCAAACGGGCGCTGAAGGAGCCGCAGGACCCGCAGCTCGCCTGCCATCACAACGGGGCGGGCGCGACCCGCTTCCGCTGGCTGCTGATGAGCGACCAGCTCGGCGAGGCCCGCGCCACCATCACCTCGCTGCTGCGCGAGGTGCGCCGGCGCGGCATGGTCGAGAGCGAGGTGCACTATGTGCGCTTCCTCGCCGAGACCGAGCTGCGCTCCGGGCACTGCGGCCGGGCCCTCGACCTGGCCCGCGAGGGCTATGTCCTGGCCCGGGACTCCGGTATCGGCGAGGGCGCGTCCGCCATGCTCACCTCGCTCGCGGAGGCCGCCGGCGGTGACGTCGAACGGGCCCAGGCGCTCGCCCGCGAGGCCGCCGAGCGCGCCGAGCAGGACGGCGACCTGATGTACCTCTCCCGCGCCCTGGGTGCCCTCGGACACGCCCGGCTGGTGGCGGGGGACGCGCCGGGAACCGTCCAGTCCCTGCGCCGGGTACGGGAGTTGGAAGACGGGCTGGGCGTCAACGACCCGGCGCGCGGGCGCTGGCACGGCGATCTCGCCGAAGCCCTCGTCCGGGTGGGCGAGTTGGCCGAGGCGCAGGACGTCATCGACGTCACCCGGCAGCAGGCGCTGCGGCTCGGACGGGAGAGCGTGCTCGCCGTGCTCGACCGCGCCGAGGCGCTGGTGCGGGCGGCGCGGGGTGAACAGGACGCCGCCGTACGGCAGTTGACATCGGCCCAGGACCGGCTCGCCAAGCTGGGCTACGGGCTGGAGGAGGCGCGGGCCGCGTATGTGCTGGCGGGGCTGCGCACCCTCCCGCAGCCGCCGGGTCTCGCCCGGCCGGCGGGGACGCCGATGTCCGGGCCCGGCTCGTACGACGAGGCGTCCCGGCTGTTCCGCCGCTGCCGTGCCCTGCCCTGGCTGCGACAGGTGGAGGAGGCGTCGGTCGCCCCGGCACCGCCGCAGCCGCCCGTGATCGCCCCGTCGGCGCTGGACGCCCTCGCCGCGCTCGCGGCGACGGAACGCCAGGTCGCGGAGCTGGTCATGGAGGGCGCGACCAACCGGGAGATCGCCGGCCGGCTGTACATCAGCGTGAAGACGGTCGAGGCGACACTCACGCGGGTCTACCGGAAGCTGGGCATCCGGTCGCGTGTGGACATCGTGCGACTGGCGGCGGGACACCGTACGAACTGA
- a CDS encoding S1 family serine peptidase: MFGFHRAKKSMIAAAATAAGAAAALLTAPGAVAAPQPIVGGTTTTASAYPYVMQITNASQSQFCGGTLVSPTKVITAAHCVEGRTTSNTRVVGGRTYRNGTNGTVSTLSKIWIHPSYNSSTMTSDVAVLTLAVAQPYTTASYVSASQTGVYAAGTTARIIGWGTTSSGGSSSNQLRTATVPTVADSVCGSSSSYGSEFVASSMVCAGFTSGGVDTCQGDSGGPLMIGGVLAGIVSWGYGCADAQYPGIYTRLTTFSNTVAAQIAS; this comes from the coding sequence ATGTTCGGGTTCCACCGCGCCAAGAAGTCGATGATCGCAGCCGCGGCCACCGCCGCCGGCGCCGCCGCCGCGCTGCTCACCGCCCCCGGCGCCGTCGCCGCTCCCCAGCCCATCGTCGGCGGTACGACCACCACCGCGAGCGCGTACCCGTACGTCATGCAGATCACCAACGCCTCGCAGAGCCAGTTCTGTGGCGGCACCCTCGTCTCGCCCACCAAGGTGATCACCGCCGCCCACTGCGTGGAAGGCAGAACGACCTCCAACACCCGCGTCGTCGGCGGCCGCACCTACCGCAACGGCACGAACGGCACCGTCAGCACGCTCAGCAAGATCTGGATCCACCCGAGCTACAACAGCTCCACCATGACCAGCGACGTGGCCGTGCTCACCCTCGCCGTCGCGCAGCCGTACACCACGGCGTCCTATGTCTCCGCCTCGCAGACGGGCGTCTACGCGGCCGGCACCACCGCCCGCATCATCGGCTGGGGCACGACCTCCTCGGGCGGCTCCTCCTCCAACCAGCTGCGCACCGCGACCGTGCCGACCGTGGCCGACTCGGTGTGCGGCAGCTCCAGCTCCTACGGCTCGGAGTTCGTCGCCAGCTCCATGGTCTGCGCCGGATTCACCTCCGGCGGCGTCGACACCTGCCAGGGCGACAGCGGCGGTCCCCTGATGATCGGGGGCGTCCTGGCAGGCATAGTTTCCTGGGGTTACGGCTGCGCCGACGCGCAGTACCCCGGCATCTACACCCGGCTGACCACCTTCTCCAACACGGTGGCCGCGCAGATCGCCTCGTAG
- a CDS encoding IS630 family transposase (programmed frameshift) translates to MRYPQGGGLTAERQAFREHIRLWAAELFVAGHGSAAVARKLRVSVRSVQRWRRAWEEGGERALAPKGPVSKPKLSEALFVVLEEELARGPVAHGWPDQTWTLSRIKTLIGRRFHKSMTLSAIAQMLHRHGFSHQVPARRAVERDEEAVSGWVKETWHRLETPRRRSTPGSASKTKPGFSMTPPTTRTWARRGHTPVIRVRGRSQRRFSIAALACYKPGERSRLIFRPKRHADHRQGGRRSFTWTEYRDLLIDAHQQLGAPIVIVWDNLNVHKDSRLREFIDSHDWVTCHFLPAYSPHLNPVEGVWSLLRRSSQSNTAFTDPDHLMHNLRKGLRQIQYRTNVIDGCLAGTGLTLTTTRQQAQ, encoded by the exons ATGAGGTATCCGCAAGGGGGCGGCCTGACTGCGGAGCGGCAGGCGTTTCGTGAGCACATCCGGTTGTGGGCGGCCGAGTTGTTCGTGGCTGGGCACGGCAGTGCTGCGGTCGCCAGGAAGTTACGTGTCAGCGTGCGGTCGGTGCAGCGGTGGCGCCGGGCCTGGGAAGAGGGTGGCGAGCGTGCTCTGGCACCGAAAGGTCCGGTGTCCAAACCCAAGTTGAGCGAGGCTCTGTTCGTGGTGCTGGAGGAGGAACTGGCACGGGGGCCGGTGGCACACGGCTGGCCGGATCAGACCTGGACGCTGTCGCGGATCAAGACCCTGATCGGACGCCGGTTCCACAAGAGCATGACGCTCTCGGCCATCGCGCAGATGCTGCACCGGCACGGCTTCAGCCACCAGGTCCCGGCCCGGCGAGCGGTCGAGCGGGACGAGGAAGCGGTCAGCGGCTGGGTGAAGGAGACCTGGCACCGGCTGGAAACACCGCGGCGGCGCTCAACGCCTGGGTCTGCTTCGAAGACGAAGC CCGGGTTCTCGATGACGCCGCCCACGACGCGCACATGGGCCCGACGCGGTCACACCCCGGTCATCCGGGTGCGAGGACGTTCCCAGCGCCGGTTCTCCATCGCCGCCCTGGCCTGCTACAAGCCAGGCGAACGCTCCCGCCTGATCTTCAGGCCCAAGCGGCATGCCGACCACAGACAGGGCGGCAGACGCAGCTTCACCTGGACCGAGTACCGCGACCTGCTGATCGACGCCCACCAGCAGCTCGGCGCACCGATCGTGATCGTCTGGGACAACCTGAACGTGCACAAGGACTCCAGGCTCCGGGAGTTCATCGACTCCCACGACTGGGTCACCTGCCATTTCCTGCCGGCCTACTCACCTCACCTCAATCCCGTGGAGGGCGTCTGGTCCCTGCTGCGGCGCAGCAGCCAGTCCAACACGGCTTTCACCGACCCCGACCACCTGATGCACAACCTCAGGAAGGGTCTCCGCCAGATCCAGTACCGCACCAACGTCATCGACGGCTGCCTCGCCGGAACAGGCCTCACCCTCACGACAACACGACAGCAAGCTCAGTAG
- a CDS encoding ISAs1 family transposase has product MLAVGEWIADAPPHILERLGIRLDPLFPKRLLPAETTVRRLLARIDGDALDRAVGHWLADRPPKSTGLRGLAIDGKSLRGAARATGRKIHLHAALDHTTDLVLAQLDVGEKTNEITCFQPLLDTVADLTGTAVTSDAMHTQREHANYLLGRSAHYIVIVKGNQKKLRRQLKSLPWKDIPLQGRARSSGHGRSEIRRIKAATVNSLLFPGARQAVQIKRRRTDRKTGRTTVKTVYAVTSLTAEQATAAQLVRDHWKIEALHHVRDTTFAEDASQLRTGNAPRAMATWRNLAIGALRTTGVKNIAAGLRRNARDPRSPLALLGFG; this is encoded by the coding sequence GTGCTGGCAGTTGGCGAGTGGATCGCCGACGCCCCGCCACACATCCTGGAACGCCTCGGCATACGCCTCGACCCCCTGTTCCCGAAACGGCTCCTGCCTGCGGAAACGACGGTCCGGCGGCTACTGGCCCGCATCGACGGCGACGCGCTGGACCGGGCGGTCGGACACTGGCTCGCCGACCGCCCCCCGAAATCGACCGGGCTGCGCGGCCTCGCAATCGACGGCAAAAGCCTGCGCGGCGCAGCCAGAGCGACAGGTCGCAAGATCCACCTCCACGCCGCACTCGACCACACCACCGACCTGGTCCTGGCCCAGCTGGACGTCGGCGAGAAGACCAACGAGATCACCTGCTTCCAGCCGCTGCTGGACACCGTCGCCGACCTGACAGGAACCGCCGTCACCAGCGACGCCATGCACACCCAGCGCGAGCACGCCAACTACCTCCTCGGCCGTAGCGCCCACTACATCGTGATCGTCAAGGGCAACCAGAAGAAGCTGCGCCGCCAGCTCAAGTCCCTTCCCTGGAAAGACATCCCGCTTCAGGGACGCGCCCGGAGCAGCGGCCACGGCCGCTCGGAGATCCGCCGGATCAAGGCCGCCACCGTCAACAGCCTCCTCTTCCCCGGAGCCCGTCAGGCCGTCCAGATCAAGCGCCGCCGCACCGACCGCAAGACCGGCAGGACCACCGTCAAGACGGTCTACGCCGTCACCAGCCTGACCGCCGAGCAGGCCACCGCGGCCCAACTCGTCCGCGACCACTGGAAGATCGAGGCCCTGCACCACGTCCGCGACACCACCTTCGCCGAGGACGCCTCCCAGCTCCGGACCGGCAACGCGCCCCGCGCGATGGCCACCTGGCGCAACCTCGCCATCGGAGCCCTCCGCACGACCGGAGTGAAGAACATCGCGGCTGGCCTCCGCCGCAACGCCCGCGACCCTCGCAGCCCCCTCGCACTCCTCGGCTTCGGATGA
- a CDS encoding DUF7336 domain-containing protein, whose amino-acid sequence MIVYPLWHVGHQNEAGDDGSTVHVDESGVFCDEADGDDVKLLGIYSTLERVEERVRQARLLPGFRDEPECFHFDAYEVDEDHWAEGFVRVPPGE is encoded by the coding sequence GTGATCGTGTATCCGCTGTGGCATGTCGGCCACCAGAACGAAGCTGGCGACGACGGCTCGACAGTGCACGTCGATGAGAGCGGCGTGTTCTGCGACGAGGCGGACGGTGACGACGTGAAGCTGCTCGGTATCTACTCAACCCTCGAACGGGTTGAAGAGCGTGTGCGTCAGGCTCGACTGCTACCAGGCTTCCGTGATGAACCGGAGTGCTTCCACTTCGACGCCTATGAGGTCGATGAGGACCATTGGGCCGAGGGCTTCGTTCGAGTTCCGCCGGGCGAGTAG
- a CDS encoding winged helix DNA-binding domain-containing protein, with product MTNKAPQTAHRLSTRALNRATLARQHLLHRAPLSARAAITHLLGLQAQNVRPPYYALTARLEGFAPEELSALMADREVVRIVTMRSTIHTHTAEDCLALRPLVQPARERELQLFHKGLAGVDLDRLSVIARELVEEEPRTLKQLREALLVEWPDADPQALGVAARCRLPLVQVTPRGLWGRSGQVALTTAEHWLGRSAQEAPTPESVVRRYLAAFGPASVRDMQTWAGLTRLREVFERLRPELVTFQDERGTELFDLPDAPRPDPETPAPPRLLPEFDNLLLSHADRSRVVPADLKGRTWQGNQAHRTFLVDGFLAGIWKLDGGVLTLEPFGRLTKEQRSGLVAEADRMLTVLHGDEDGPYDMRFGTVAG from the coding sequence ATGACGAACAAGGCGCCCCAGACCGCCCACCGGCTCAGCACCCGTGCGCTCAACCGCGCGACCCTGGCCCGTCAGCACCTCCTGCACCGGGCACCCCTGTCCGCCCGCGCCGCGATCACCCATCTCCTCGGACTGCAGGCGCAGAACGTCCGGCCGCCCTACTACGCGCTCACCGCCCGGCTGGAGGGGTTCGCGCCCGAGGAGTTGTCGGCGCTCATGGCCGATCGCGAGGTCGTCCGTATCGTCACCATGCGGTCCACGATCCACACGCACACCGCCGAGGACTGCCTGGCCCTGCGGCCGTTGGTGCAGCCGGCCCGGGAGCGGGAGCTGCAGCTGTTCCACAAGGGGCTCGCCGGGGTCGATCTCGACCGGCTCTCGGTGATCGCGCGGGAACTCGTCGAGGAGGAGCCGCGCACCCTGAAGCAGTTGCGCGAGGCCCTGCTCGTGGAGTGGCCCGACGCCGACCCGCAGGCACTAGGGGTCGCCGCGCGCTGCCGGCTGCCGCTGGTCCAGGTCACCCCGCGCGGCCTGTGGGGCAGGAGCGGCCAGGTCGCGCTGACCACGGCGGAGCACTGGCTGGGGCGGTCCGCGCAGGAGGCTCCGACGCCCGAGAGCGTCGTCCGGCGCTATCTCGCCGCGTTCGGTCCCGCCTCCGTGAGGGACATGCAGACCTGGGCCGGACTGACCCGGCTGCGCGAGGTGTTCGAGCGGCTGCGCCCCGAGCTGGTCACCTTCCAGGACGAGCGCGGCACCGAACTCTTCGACCTGCCGGACGCGCCCCGCCCCGACCCGGAGACCCCCGCCCCGCCCCGGCTGCTCCCCGAGTTCGACAATCTGCTCCTCTCCCACGCGGACCGCTCACGCGTCGTCCCGGCCGACCTCAAGGGCCGTACCTGGCAGGGGAACCAGGCCCACCGGACCTTCCTCGTCGACGGGTTCCTCGCCGGAATCTGGAAGCTCGACGGCGGTGTGCTCACCCTCGAACCCTTCGGCCGCCTCACCAAGGAACAGCGGTCCGGTCTCGTCGCGGAGGCGGATCGCATGCTCACCGTCCTGCACGGCGACGAGGACGGCCCGTACGACATGCGCTTCGGCACCGTGGCCGGCTGA
- a CDS encoding magnesium and cobalt transport protein CorA, giving the protein MADRRARPAAKSTDPAPKGGRKSGWRRALPPPPAPPAGPRRPPPDATPAATAERAASVVEAALYQDGVRVSSPATLADTYRELREEPADMAWIGLARPTEGELLSLAAEFDLHPLAVEDAMEAHQRPKLERYGDTLFVVLRAARYLDASEEVDFGELHVFVGPDFVITVRHSAAPDLSAVRRRMEETPELLKLGPEAVLYAILDTVVDGYAPVVAGVQNDVDEIETEVFRGDPEVSRRIYELSREMVEFQRATRPLVGMLHGLMAGFTKYGTDEELQRYLRDVADHVTHTSERVDGFRQALTEILTVNATLVTQQQNAEMRALAEAGFEQNEEIKKISSWAAILFAPTLVGTIYGMNFEHMPELGWSFGYPFAIGLMGIVCASLYVIFKRRDWL; this is encoded by the coding sequence ATGGCCGATCGACGCGCCCGCCCGGCCGCGAAGAGCACCGACCCGGCCCCGAAGGGCGGCCGGAAGTCCGGCTGGCGCCGCGCCCTGCCCCCTCCGCCGGCACCGCCGGCCGGGCCGCGGCGACCGCCCCCGGACGCGACACCGGCGGCCACGGCCGAGCGGGCGGCCAGTGTGGTGGAGGCCGCGCTGTACCAGGACGGCGTACGCGTCTCCTCCCCCGCCACGCTCGCGGACACCTACCGCGAACTGCGGGAGGAACCGGCCGACATGGCATGGATCGGCCTGGCCCGCCCGACCGAGGGTGAACTGCTCTCCCTGGCCGCCGAGTTCGACCTGCACCCGCTCGCCGTCGAGGACGCGATGGAGGCGCATCAACGCCCCAAGCTGGAGCGGTACGGCGACACCCTGTTCGTCGTCCTGCGCGCCGCCCGCTATCTCGACGCGTCCGAGGAGGTCGACTTCGGCGAGCTGCATGTGTTCGTGGGCCCGGACTTCGTGATCACGGTCCGGCACAGCGCGGCACCCGACCTGTCGGCGGTCCGGCGCCGGATGGAGGAGACACCGGAGCTGCTGAAGCTCGGCCCGGAGGCGGTGCTCTACGCGATCCTCGACACCGTGGTGGACGGCTACGCGCCCGTGGTCGCCGGCGTCCAGAACGACGTCGACGAGATCGAGACGGAGGTCTTCCGCGGCGACCCGGAGGTCTCCCGCCGCATCTACGAACTCTCCCGCGAAATGGTCGAGTTCCAGCGCGCCACCCGCCCCCTGGTCGGCATGCTCCACGGCCTCATGGCCGGCTTCACCAAGTACGGGACGGACGAGGAACTCCAGCGCTACCTCCGCGATGTCGCCGACCACGTCACCCACACCAGCGAACGCGTCGACGGCTTCCGCCAGGCCCTCACCGAGATCCTCACGGTCAACGCCACCCTGGTCACCCAGCAACAGAACGCGGAGATGCGGGCCTTGGCCGAGGCGGGCTTCGAACAGAACGAGGAGATCAAGAAGATCTCGTCGTGGGCGGCGATCCTGTTTGCTCCCACGCTGGTCGGCACCATCTACGGCATGAACTTCGAGCACATGCCTGAGTTGGGCTGGAGCTTCGGATACCCCTTCGCGATCGGCCTCATGGGGATTGTTTGTGCCAGCTTGTACGTGATTTTCAAGCGGCGGGACTGGCTCTGA
- a CDS encoding helix-turn-helix transcriptional regulator has protein sequence MAGVAGDAADSVGPAGSGRADLRGALHRLRRATGLPLAFAGLVEPGPGQLRISELQGNRTSALQGLAVHSGNGLGGKTVALARPCRVTDYSVSVQISHEYDAAVAAEGIRSVLAVPVVVRRQVRGVLYGALRTAQQLGDRTVGAALEAARDMEQTLVVRDEAQGLLAAARGPEGGSAGAWEEVREAHGALRALAPRIDDPELRAELLRVCGRLAGVADGENTGTESAPRVALTPRETDVLACVATGATNAVAGERLGLRPETVKAYLRSAMRKLGAHTRWEGVVAARRAGLLP, from the coding sequence ATGGCAGGGGTTGCAGGGGATGCCGCTGATTCCGTCGGCCCGGCCGGCTCCGGCAGGGCCGACCTGCGGGGCGCGCTGCACCGGCTGCGCCGGGCCACCGGGCTGCCGCTCGCCTTCGCGGGGCTGGTCGAGCCGGGGCCCGGGCAACTGCGCATCAGTGAACTCCAGGGCAACCGCACCAGCGCGCTCCAGGGCCTCGCCGTGCACTCCGGGAACGGCCTCGGCGGCAAGACGGTGGCCCTGGCCCGCCCCTGCCGGGTGACCGATTACTCCGTGTCGGTCCAGATCAGCCACGAGTACGACGCCGCGGTCGCCGCCGAGGGCATCCGCTCCGTCCTCGCGGTCCCCGTCGTCGTACGCCGCCAGGTGCGCGGGGTGCTCTACGGCGCCCTGCGCACCGCGCAGCAGCTGGGCGACCGCACGGTCGGGGCGGCGCTGGAGGCGGCGCGGGACATGGAGCAGACCCTGGTGGTCCGGGACGAGGCGCAGGGTCTGCTGGCCGCCGCGCGGGGGCCCGAGGGGGGCTCGGCCGGAGCGTGGGAGGAGGTCCGGGAGGCGCACGGAGCGCTGCGCGCGCTCGCGCCGCGGATCGATGATCCCGAGCTGCGGGCGGAGCTGTTGCGGGTGTGCGGGCGCCTCGCCGGCGTGGCGGACGGGGAGAACACCGGGACGGAGAGTGCGCCCCGGGTCGCGCTCACTCCTCGTGAGACGGATGTGCTGGCCTGTGTCGCGACGGGTGCGACCAACGCGGTCGCCGGGGAGCGGCTGGGGCTGCGCCCCGAGACGGTGAAGGCGTATCTCCGCTCGGCCATGCGCAAGCTCGGGGCGCACACGCGGTGGGAGGGGGTGGTGGCCGCCCGCCGGGCCGGATTGCTGCCGTAG